The following coding sequences are from one Acaryochloris thomasi RCC1774 window:
- a CDS encoding response regulator: protein MSTKQILVIDNECYIQEIIQIALETISGWQVFTAGSGREGLAMAEQSQPDAILLDVMMPDMDGLTTFAKLQENNKTQAIPVILLTAKVQAADQQRYRDLGVKATLSKPFDPLQLPTQISDVLGWAT from the coding sequence ATGTCTACTAAGCAGATATTAGTGATCGATAACGAATGCTATATCCAGGAAATTATCCAAATTGCCCTCGAAACAATTAGCGGATGGCAGGTGTTCACAGCCGGTTCTGGACGCGAGGGACTAGCAATGGCGGAGCAAAGCCAACCCGATGCAATCCTGCTGGACGTAATGATGCCCGACATGGATGGCCTGACCACCTTTGCCAAACTACAGGAGAACAATAAAACTCAAGCCATTCCCGTCATTCTATTGACTGCTAAGGTACAGGCAGCCGATCAACAACGGTATCGAGACCTGGGTGTAAAAGCGACTCTATCCAAGCCCTTCGACCCCCTGCAGCTACCCACTCAGATCTCAGATGTACTAGGTTGGGCCACATAA